AAACCTGTTCAATCGTTGCCAGGTGTCCTTCTTTTGACAGTGCCGTTGTCAGAAGGTCCACAAAGTAGCTGTGCGTACCGTCGGAATATGCCGGAACCCTGATGGTGACAAAATCGGCACGGGCGACACCGGCGGGAATTATGGTCACGATCAGGGTGAACAGCGTTATGAATATGTGGAAAAGTTGCATGGGGCACTCCTGTGAGCAATATTCTCTAAGGAGGGAGGTAAGTCAATGGGGATGATTGACACGACGTAGTGAATGGTCGAAGTGTCTGATTCGCGGACCTTTGAGCGGCCCCCCTGTGCTTCGCTATACTTGACTATATTCACGATCTGGCTTAACAAACCACCTCTTTGCCCGCGCTGGACGGGAGTTTTGCGCGTGGTAGATATTTGGAAAACGAGATAATTCCGGGAGATAGAACAGTTGTTCGAGAGCCTGCAAGAAAGACTTGGCAACACTTTTTCGAAGTTTAGTGGTCAGAAGACCCTTGATGAAAATAACATCAAGGATGGTCTGCGTGAGGTGCGTCTTGCACTTCTTGAAGCTGACGTTAACTTCAAGGTGGTCAAACAGTTCGTTGACCATGTCAAGGAGCGAGCCCTCGGCGACGAAGTCATGAAGGGCCTCGATCCCGGGCAGCAGATAATCAAGATCGTCAACGAGGAGCTGATTGAGCTTCTGGGTGGCGAACAGCAGGGGTTGGACCTCAAGGCCAGACCGCTCAAGCTGATGATGGTTGGTTTGCAGGGCTCGGGTAAGACCACCAGCTCCGGTAAGCTCGCCATGTTCCTGCGCAAGCAGCACGGCAAGAAACCATACCTTGTGCCTGCGGACGTATATCGTCCGGCTGCTATCGACCAGTTGAATACGCTGGCCAGACAGCTTGATGTGCCGGTGTATCCGTCTACCACGGATATGAATCCGGTGGACATCTGCAAGGATGCTCTGGTCAAGGCCGAAGAATTGGGTTGCGATCTCATCCTTTTTGATACCGCAGGCCGCCTGCATGTTGACGAAGAGCTCATGAACGAGTTGGTCAATATCAAGAAGGAATGTCAGCCCCAGGAAATTTTGTTCGTGGCGGACGCCATGACAGGTCAGGATGCGGTTACCGTTGCCGAAAGCTTTAATGAAAAGCTCGAAATTTCCGGTGTGATCCTGACGAAGATGGATGGTGACGCCCGCGGCGGTGCCGCCCTGTCCATCAAGACCGTGACCGGCAAGTCGGTCAAGTTCGTGGGTGTGGGTGAAAAGCTCTCCGAGCTGGAACTCTTCCACCCTGATCGCATAGCCTCTCGTATTCTCGGCATGGGCGACATGATGACGCTCATCGAGAAGGCGCAAAGCGAGATCAACGAGGACGAAGCCAAGGCCATGGCAGACAAGATGGCCAAAGCCGAGTTCGATTTTGAAGATTTTCTCGGTCACATGCGCAAGCTCAAGAAGCTTGGTTCCATGGAGGGCCTGCTCAAGATGATTCCCGGTATGGGGAACATCATGAAGCAGATGGGCGATAACGTCATGCCCGAGGAAGAGATGAAGCGCACTGAGGCGATCATCTCCTCCATGACCATGAAAGAACGCCGTCAGCCGAAGCTCATCAATGCGAGCCGCAAGGAACGTATTGCCAAGGGTTCCGGTGTCAAGGTTGCCGACGTCAACGCGCTCATCAAGAACTTCAAGCAGATGAGCAAGGTTATGCAGTCCATGATGGGCGGCGGCAAAAAGAAGAAGGGGCGGTTCGGTCTGCCCAAGCTGCCCGGATTGGGCGGCGGTCAGATGCCTGACATGGACGCTCTGGGCGGAATGGGTGGAATGCCCGGTATGCCGGGGATGCCCGGAATGCCCGGTATGGGAATGGATGAAGAGAGCGGCAAACGTTCGCTTTCCAAAAAAACCCTGAAGGCGCGCAACAAGAAAAAACTGAACAAGAAAACCAAGAAAAAGAAGAAGAAGAAATAGGAAATAAAGGCGATTCGTCTTTGAACTATATTAACTTGCCATAAAGTCGGCAAAAACGTATTAATCAATTATTGGGAGAATAAGCTCATGGCTATGAAAATCAGACTGACCCGGATGGGTTCCAAGAAGCGTCCTTTCTACCGCGTGGTGGCTCTCGACTCCGCTGCCCGTCGTGATGGACGCCCCGTTGAATTCCTCGGGCATTACAATCCGATGGTCGAGCCCAACGATATCAAGCTCGACATGGAAAAAATCGAGAAGTGGTTGGAAAAGGGCGCAGAGCCCAGCAACACCGTTCGTTCTCTGCTGAAAAAAGCCGGCAAGTAGCTTCGTGCTTCAACACGCAGGTGGGCAGTAGTCCCTCCTGCATGGTCCGGTTCACATTTGGCAGCTCAAGTTCATGGCACGCGGCGACGTGCCAGCCCCGGAGGTGACGTCATGTTGAAAGAGATGATTGAGTACATTGCCAAGTCCCTGGTGGACAACCCGGACGAAGTGCATGTTTCGGAAGTCGAAGGCGAACAGACCTCGGTAATCGAGCTCAAGGTGGCCAAGGAAGATCTTGGTAAGGTTATCGGCAAGCAGGGCCGCACGGCTCGCGCCATGCGGACACTGCTGGGTGCCGCATCCACCAAGGCCCGGAAGCGCTCCGTCTTGGAGATTCTCGAGTAGTTTCGGTAGATCGATGACCATTAAGCAGTCCGCCAAGGGGTTTATCCCCGTGGGCGGGGTGGTCAAGCCGCACGGAATTCGAGGGGAGTTCTGCATAAAAAGTTATGCAGACTCCCCGACCATTTTCGGTGTGGTGGATGCCCTGTATCTTCAGAATGGAGATACGCCCCCGAAGCCCATTACCGTTGATTCCTGGCGTGAGCATAAAGGACTTGTCCTGCTTACGGCCAAAGGTGTGACCGACCGCGATCAGGCAGATGCCCTTCGCGGCCGGACTGTTCTCGTGCGCGAGGAAGACCTGCCTGAACTGGGTGATGATGAACATTATCTATATCAGATGGTCGGCTGTCGCGTGGTGCTGACAGATGGCAGCGAGGTGGGTGTACTCGAAGGATTCTATGAAACCAGCGAGCAGGACACCTGGGTCATTGTCAACGAGGCCGGAACAGAAATCCTGCTGCCCGCCGTGCCCGAGTTCGTGCTCGATATAGACCTTGACGATGAGGTCATCAGCATTGACCCGCCCGAAGGACTGTTGGATCTGTATCTGCATCCTGACCCGCCAAAAAAGAAAAAACCCCGTCGCCCACCCCGCAGGAAAAAGCCAAAGCAGTCATGAACTACCATCTGGTTTCCATATTTCCGCACTATTTCGACTCCCCGCTTTCAAGTGGCCTTATGAACAAGGCTGTAGAGACCGGGCTGGTCAATCTTGACTATGTTGACGTGCGTCAGTTCGCCGGAGGAGTTCACATGTCTGTGGATGACCGTCCTTTTGGCGGTGGCCCGGGTATGCTGCTCAAGCTCGACCCTATGATCAAGGCCTTGGATTCCATTGAGTCCAAGGGACGCATCATGATGTTGTCGCCGCGAGGCAAACCGCTGAATCAGGCCATGGCACGCGAGCTGTCGCAAGAGGAAAACATCACCCTCATTAGTGGTCGGTATGAAGGCATAGACGAGCGTCTGCTCGATCTGTATCCAATTGAGCTAGTCTCAGTGGGTGACTTTGTGCTGAATGGTGGCGAAGCCGGTGCTGTCTGTCTTTTAGAGGCCGTGTCGCGCCTGTTACCCGGTTTCATGGGACATGAGGATTCTGGCGAAGAAGAATCATTCTCTTCAGGCTTGCTGGAATATCCGCACTACACTCGTCCCGAGGATCACGATGGGTTGAAAGTGCCGGAGGTTTTGCGCAGTGGTGACCATGGCAAGATTGCTGATTGGCGGCGTGAATGCAGCCTGTCCACCACGCTGAGCGATCGTCCCGACCTGTTGCCTGAAGCTCAGTTGACAGTGGAAGATATTGATTTTCTGCGAAAGCAGCCGCGCACTCGTCTGGGGCGCAACCTGTATATCGCGTTGTGTCATTATCCCGTGGTCAACAAATTTGGTGAAAAGGTGGCGGTTTCCGTGACGAACCTCGACCTCCACGACATGGCACGGGTGACTCGTAGTTACGGGTTGGGTGGTTTCTACGCGACAACGCCAATTGACGATCAGAAAGCATTGGCAGATCGGCTTCTCGATCACTGGAAGGACGGGGCCGGAAGTCTGGCGAACCCGGACCGCGCAGAGGCGTTTTCCAAGGTGAAGGTTTTTGACGATATCGACGCTGCTGTTCTTGACATCGAGGCGCAAACAGGGCAATGTCCCCGCCTCGCGGCTACTTCAGCAAGGCTGGATCGTCGCAAGAAAGCCGAGCCTGCAATGACCTATAAAGAACTGCAAGGCTGGCTTGCCAACTCTCCGGTTTTATTGATTTTTGGAACTGGTCACGGTTTGGCGGAAGAAGTCCTCTCCAAAACAGAAGGCATATTACGGCCTGTCAGGTATTTGGATGACTACAACCATCTGTCGGTTCGAAGTGCGGTTGCTATTATTGTCGACCGGCTTATCGCAGATGAGTACTAAGAATTAGGAGATTATCATGGACATTATCAAGAAAATCGAAGCTGAACACATCCGCTTGGATATGCCTCAGTTCAAGGCCGGTGACACCGTCAAGGTTCACTACCGTATCATCGAGGGTGAGAAAGAGCGTATCCAGGTTTTCCAGGGTGCAGTCCTTCGTCGTCGTCGTGGTACCACCAATGCTACTTTCACCGTGCGTAAGATTTCCGATGGTATCGGTGTCGAGCGTGTGTTCCCCATGAACTCCCCCTTCATTGATCGCGTTGAAGTGGTCTCCGAGGGTAAAGTTCGTCGTAGCCGCATTTACTACCTGCGTAACCTGCGCGGTAAGGCTGCACGCATCAAGTCCAAGCAGATCTGGGAATAATTTTTCGGATAAGCGGGTGGTTGCGCCGCTGCTTTCGAAACTCGGATCCTTGCGTATACAATGCGCAGCGGCCCTAAATTTCGTTCGCATCGACAATCCCTTCCACTTCTCCAAAAAATATCTTTGATTTAATTGCGATATATATGCCCGGAGTGTCTTTTGACACTCCGGGCTTTCGTGGTTTGTAAAGTGGGTTTGATGAGAATACCTGCATCCCACTTTTTGAAAAATGAGCGCAACGGCTTATGTTCTCTATTCGCTGTTTCTCGGCGGACAGGAGCGGTTACTTCTTCCACTCGATTTCATCCATGTTGCTGAAAACAGCCTGGATACCACACCCGGAAGCGCTGCCAAGACGAAACGACACTCTGGCGGAGCTCGGTTTCAATCCCCATAGTTCATAACCATCTCTGTAAAAACCTGTTCCAAAGGAAGACAGCTGGTCCAGCGGAAAAGAGAACTCAACTCTTTTTTTCTGTCCGGCTGCTAGTCGAATGTCCACAGGGATATCGAATGGATACGGATAGTTACAGCCAGACAAAGCCAAGGTGCCAAGAAGACTGGCCTTGTATAGGAAGCGGTTGGAGTGGTTTGTAACGTCCATCTTAAGGATGACGTTGTCACCTATGTTTCCCTGAAATCCATTGTGTTTATCAGAGTACTGTACCAAGAGTGAGACCGCCTTGACGGTTGCCAGAGGCGGAGCAATGTCCACACGTTCTTCGAAAACAAGTGCTGATCCCTTGTCGCGGGCCGTGACTGTGTACTGTGTGAAGCTGGCGCAATCCCAAGAATCAAAGGATCCGATGGCCTGTGTCTCAGCCGCTCCTGGTTTGAGTGTTTCCTTGAACCTGATCGTTTTGCTTTCGATCGGACGCAGCATGAGGTGTCCCTGCACGACAACGTCATACCGTGTCATATTGACCGTGGTGGTGCCCTTATTGGTTATGGTCAGGGTGAGTTCTCGCTCTCTTTTATTATTCAAGACTTCGGTAAGTACGAGTTTCAAGTCGGCACTCTCAAGGACTTCCGGGCGGATAGTGACACCTACGCTGTTTCCGGTCGCACTTCCTGCCGTCGCAGCAGCATTTGAGGCGGCTGGGGTTGGTATATTACCAGGATTTGCGGTCGAAGCGGAGAATGTCCCTGTTCCTATGAGTTTGTTGTTCTGGGAGTCGACAACATCAATCTGCATTCGGGCGATGCCGGTGACGTGTTGAAACTGTTGTTGCAAGGTGATTGACTTCCCTGGTCGGATATCCTGATTGAGTGTGAACGGGCTTCCCGCGGGTGTCGTTGAACCCCCATGGTCGATT
The genomic region above belongs to uncultured Pseudodesulfovibrio sp. and contains:
- a CDS encoding KH domain-containing protein; its protein translation is MLKEMIEYIAKSLVDNPDEVHVSEVEGEQTSVIELKVAKEDLGKVIGKQGRTARAMRTLLGAASTKARKRSVLEILE
- the trmD gene encoding tRNA (guanosine(37)-N1)-methyltransferase TrmD; amino-acid sequence: MNYHLVSIFPHYFDSPLSSGLMNKAVETGLVNLDYVDVRQFAGGVHMSVDDRPFGGGPGMLLKLDPMIKALDSIESKGRIMMLSPRGKPLNQAMARELSQEENITLISGRYEGIDERLLDLYPIELVSVGDFVLNGGEAGAVCLLEAVSRLLPGFMGHEDSGEEESFSSGLLEYPHYTRPEDHDGLKVPEVLRSGDHGKIADWRRECSLSTTLSDRPDLLPEAQLTVEDIDFLRKQPRTRLGRNLYIALCHYPVVNKFGEKVAVSVTNLDLHDMARVTRSYGLGGFYATTPIDDQKALADRLLDHWKDGAGSLANPDRAEAFSKVKVFDDIDAAVLDIEAQTGQCPRLAATSARLDRRKKAEPAMTYKELQGWLANSPVLLIFGTGHGLAEEVLSKTEGILRPVRYLDDYNHLSVRSAVAIIVDRLIADEY
- the rplS gene encoding 50S ribosomal protein L19, which codes for MDIIKKIEAEHIRLDMPQFKAGDTVKVHYRIIEGEKERIQVFQGAVLRRRRGTTNATFTVRKISDGIGVERVFPMNSPFIDRVEVVSEGKVRRSRIYYLRNLRGKAARIKSKQIWE
- the rpsP gene encoding 30S ribosomal protein S16 encodes the protein MAMKIRLTRMGSKKRPFYRVVALDSAARRDGRPVEFLGHYNPMVEPNDIKLDMEKIEKWLEKGAEPSNTVRSLLKKAGK
- the rimM gene encoding ribosome maturation factor RimM (Essential for efficient processing of 16S rRNA), producing MTIKQSAKGFIPVGGVVKPHGIRGEFCIKSYADSPTIFGVVDALYLQNGDTPPKPITVDSWREHKGLVLLTAKGVTDRDQADALRGRTVLVREEDLPELGDDEHYLYQMVGCRVVLTDGSEVGVLEGFYETSEQDTWVIVNEAGTEILLPAVPEFVLDIDLDDEVISIDPPEGLLDLYLHPDPPKKKKPRRPPRRKKPKQS
- the ffh gene encoding signal recognition particle protein, whose protein sequence is MFESLQERLGNTFSKFSGQKTLDENNIKDGLREVRLALLEADVNFKVVKQFVDHVKERALGDEVMKGLDPGQQIIKIVNEELIELLGGEQQGLDLKARPLKLMMVGLQGSGKTTSSGKLAMFLRKQHGKKPYLVPADVYRPAAIDQLNTLARQLDVPVYPSTTDMNPVDICKDALVKAEELGCDLILFDTAGRLHVDEELMNELVNIKKECQPQEILFVADAMTGQDAVTVAESFNEKLEISGVILTKMDGDARGGAALSIKTVTGKSVKFVGVGEKLSELELFHPDRIASRILGMGDMMTLIEKAQSEINEDEAKAMADKMAKAEFDFEDFLGHMRKLKKLGSMEGLLKMIPGMGNIMKQMGDNVMPEEEMKRTEAIISSMTMKERRQPKLINASRKERIAKGSGVKVADVNALIKNFKQMSKVMQSMMGGGKKKKGRFGLPKLPGLGGGQMPDMDALGGMGGMPGMPGMPGMPGMGMDEESGKRSLSKKTLKARNKKKLNKKTKKKKKKK